A genomic region of Caenorhabditis elegans chromosome V contains the following coding sequences:
- the srj-22 gene encoding Serpentine Receptor, class J (Partially confirmed by transcript evidence), translating into MYINFAHCIIPKISAVCSVLVNPFTVYIVWNDKKLQLGNYRYLLLYFALFNILTSIMDMLVPMCVLNYRYAFSVFVSDGFFEEYSDYHQFIIAFRCSLISGAYAVLHSHFLYRFFVLFNNQFLTRWFMPYGLLTSIFYLIFHVIFWTICCWKYIGGDYDRRLYIRESMFEHHGVDVMNITIIIAQYFEGTPNAMRLSRIGIGSMSVLSIISLAFIFYFGYKICHKLSSQSSDMSEKTKKLQTQLMKALTVQAIIPTCVSFAPCLFAWYQPVFGLDLGRWIQFAAGIAVATFPALDPLALIYFVPTFRRKFIEKLMFFKFTKKNQTACSQVSNIQGTSEGTQK; encoded by the exons ATGTATATCAATTTCGCCCACTGTATCATCCCGAAAATCTCGGCCGTTTGCTCGGTTTTGGTTAATCCATTCACAGTTTATATTGTGTGGAATGATAAGAAACTTCAACTCGGAAACTATCGCTATCTGCTACTTTATTTTGCTCTGTTCAATATACTCACATCGATAATGGATATGCTTGTGCCAAtg TGCGTTTTAAATTATCGCTATgcgttttcagtttttgtttccgatggattttttgaagag TATTCCGATTATCATCAGTTCATTATTGCGTTCCGATGTAGTCTGATTTCTGGAGCTTATGCAGTTCTGCACTCCCACTTTTTGTataggttttttgttttgttcaacAATCAGTTTCTGACACGATGGTTCATGCCTTATGGACTTCTCACTTCCATATTTTATCTTATTTTTCATGTCATTTTCTGGACTATT TGTTGTTGGAAATACATTGGTGGAGACTATGATCGACGTCTATACATTCGTGAATCAATGTTTGAGCATCATGGAGTAGATGTTATGAATATTACTATAATCATTGCTCAATATTTT gaaggaACTCCAAATGCCATGCGATTATCAAGAATTGGAATTGGATCTATGTCAGTACTGTCTATAATTTCACTTGCTTTCATTTTCTACTTCGGATACAAAATATGCCACAAATTAAGCAGTCAGAGTTCTGATATGagtgaaaaaactaaaaaacttcaaactcaATTAATGAAAGCTCTGACTGTTCAAGCAATAATTCCGACTTGTGTGAGTTTTGCGCCATGCCTCTTTGCTTGGTATCAACCAGTTTTTGGATTGGATTTGGGAAG ATGGATTCAATTTGCTGCTGGAATTGCTGTGGCCACATTTCCAGCCCTTGATCCACTGGCTCTCATTTATTTTGTACCAACGTTCCGGAGAAAGTTTATAGAAAAGTTgatgtttttcaagtttacgAAAAAGAATCAAACAGCGTGCTCTCAAGTATCCAATATACAAGGGACCAGCGAAGGgactcaaaaataa
- the srj-21 gene encoding Serpentine Receptor, class J (Confirmed by transcript evidence): protein MTLFCHNFLERYFLPHGIVVSVIYCLGLMSLWTFIAGFLSRKNRVERLSYIQESFKDYFGRDPLEINIIIVQYKEATEDFIEASWIGIGLLSVVSIASLLFIVLIAYFTLAELTKRAGIMSESTKRQQNQLMKALIVQTITPTIACFSPCFFSWYLPVFGIDGGELLQLISAVEMSAFPFFDPLSTILVLPVLRRQIKKVFGYQDPSTTNIIVQNRVQTSCL, encoded by the exons ATGACATTATTTTG ccaCAATTTCCTTGAAAGATATTTTCTTCCTCATGGTATAGTTGTATCTGTTATTTACTGTCTTGGGCTTATGTCACTTTGGACATTTATA GCTGGCTTCctatctagaaaaaatagagTTGAAAGACTGTCGTACATTCAAGAATCATTCAAAGATTATTTTGGACGTGATCCTCTTGAGATTAACATAATTATTGTACAATATAAA GAAGCAACGGAAGATTTTATCGAAGCATCTTGGATAGGAATCGGGCTACTCTCAGTTGTTTCAATTGCTTCTTTACTTTTTATTGTGCTTATTGCATATTTCACATTAGCTGAACTCACTAAAAGAGCAGGAATCATGAGTGAAAGTACTAAAAGACAACAGAATCAACTGATGAAAGCACTAATTGTTCAAACAATAACTCCCACAATTGCATGTTTTTCTCCGTGCTTCTTCTCGTGGTATCTTCCTGTTTTTGGAATAGATGGCGGAGA GTTGCTGCAACTCATTTCAGCAGTTGAGATGTCAgcgtttccatttttcgacCCTCTCTCCACAATTTTGGTGCTCCCAGTACTACGACgtcaaatcaaaaaagtttttggatatCAAGATCCTTCGACTACAAACATTATAGTACAAAATAGAGTTCAAACATCGTGTTTATAG
- the selt-1.2 gene encoding Thioredoxin reductase-like selenoprotein T homolog selt-1.2 (Confirmed by transcript evidence): MSRSGAIIIGLFFIASIFDVFRAEKEPPAEDSRLEDYLSSELETTAIPTVVNENSHSQDVVDSGFSKDLPKLTILYCVSCGYKQAFNQFYEFAKEKYPGLVIEGGNFSPDFWKGCLAQIVGVAKIGLIAIVITGSNPFEYIGFGYPQILQTAHYNRFSYSLLVFMIGNLFESTLSSTGAFEIFLGDKQIWSKISKERVPTQEEFLNLIDLQLKTIR, encoded by the exons ATGTCTCGTTCTGGAGCTATAATAATTGgattatttttcattgcatcaattttcgatgttttcagaG cagaaaaagaACCGCCTGCAGAAGATTCAAGACTTGAAGATTATCTGTCTTCCGAGCTCGAAACCACTGCAATTCCTACTGTTGTTAATGAAAATTCCCATTCGCAAGACGTAGTTGATTCTGGTTTCTCCAAAGATTTGCCAAAACTAACGATTCTCTATTG TGTTTCGTGCGGTTACAAACAAGCATTCAatcaattttatgaatttgcTAAAGAAAAGTATCCAGGCTTGGTAATCGAAGGCGGAAATTTTTCTCCAGATTTTTGGAAAGGATGCCTTGCTCAG attgttggTGTGGCAAAAATAGGACTAATTGCTATTGTTATAACTGGATCAAATCCTTTTGAATATATTGGCTTTGGATATCCACAAATCCTACAAACAGCTCATTACAACAGGTTTTCATATTCTTTGCTGGTATTCAtgattggaaatttatttgaatcaACACTCTCTTCAACTGGagcttttgaaatattcttgGGGGATAAACAAATTTGGAGCAAGATTTCAAAAGAGCGTGTACCAACTCaagaagaatttttgaacCTTATTGATcttcaattgaaaactattCGTTGA
- the F28H7.2 gene encoding DeHydrogenases, Short chain (Confirmed by transcript evidence), with amino-acid sequence MSRFTDKVAIITGSSNGIGQATARLLASEGAKVTVTGRNAERLEETKNILLGAGVPEGNVLVVVGDITQESVQENLIKSTLDKFGKIDILVNNAGAGIPDAQGKSGVNQSIDTYHKTFELNVQSVIEMTQKARPHLAKTQGEIVNISSIGAGPAAQVASPYYSIAKAALDQYTRTAAIDLVPEGIRVNSVSPGAVSTGFSAVSRGLTEEKSKAFYDYLGAQRECIPRGFCAVPEDIAKVIAFLADRNASNYIIGQTIVADGGTSLILGAHAHGAKMMQAVFKEL; translated from the exons ATGTCTCGCTTCACTGATAAAGTTGCTATCATTACTG GTTCATCCAATGGAATTGGTCAGGCAACAGCTCGTCTTCTTGCTTCCGAAGGAGCAAAGGTTACTGTAACTGGAAGAAATGCTGAGAGACTTGAAGAGACGAAGAATATTTTATTGGGTGCTGGTGTTCCAGAAGGAAATGTTCTTGTGGTTGTCGGAGATATCACCCAAGAAAGTGTTCAAGAAAACCTGATCAAGTCAACTTTggataaatttggaaaaatcgatattttggtTAATAATGCTGGAGCTGGAATTCCAGATGCTCAAGGCAAAAGTGGAGTGAATCAATCAATTGACACATatcataaaacatttgaattaaaCGTGCAAAGTGTAATTGAAATGACACAAAAAGCACGCCCACATCTCGCAAAAACTCAAGGAGAAATCGTAAATATTTCTAGCATTGGAGCTGGACCAGCTGCT CAAGTAGCATCTCCATATTACTCAATTGCAAAAGCTGCATTAGATCAATATACTCGTACAGCTGCTATCGATCTTGTTCCTGAAGGGATTCGAGTTAACTCCGTGAGCCCTGGAGCTGTATCTACTGGATTTTCAGCTGTTTCGAGAGGTCTGACagaggaaaaatcaaaagct TTCTACGATTATCTCGGTGCTCAACGGGAATGCattccacgtggattttgTGCAGTACCAGAAGATATTGCAAAAGTGATTGCCTTCCTTGCCGATCGAAACGCTTCCAATTATATTATTGGTCAAACAATTGTTGCCGACGGAGGAACTTCACTCATTCTCGGAGCTCATGCTCACGGGGCTAAAATGATGCAAGCTGTTTTCAAAGAACTTTGA
- the F28H7.3 gene encoding Fungal lipase-type domain-containing protein (Confirmed by transcript evidence) has protein sequence MLKLFTLLCVVYTAYGLVLPASMLASYTDAFARTQMLALASAAYSSNPQHCLDSKFTNAKLQRQIYVKNCALVSNDVCSGYTAVLHNDKAIVISFRGTQGFFQLISEANKSVFESQMSWIAGGKVSKYFGDAFTKVWAAGMKDDFATLLAANPGYEVWVSGHSLGGSLASLAASYVIGTKMVDGSRVKLVTYGEPRTGNKDYAHAHDNQLAFSYRVTHNRDVVPHVPNEDFMGYYHNKYEVYYRENMKSGAKFTICNGDEDNGCSDGLWITTSIDDHLHYFEKDISAWGDKGCN, from the exons ATGCTGAAACTCTTCACGCTTCTCTGCGTGGTTTACACCGCCTATGGTCTTGTCCTCCCAGCTTCTA TGCTAGCCAGTTACACAGATGCATTTGCCAGAACTCAAATGCTTGCTCTTGCTTCAGCTGCATATTCCTCTAATCCACAACATTGCCTTGACTCTAAATTCACAAACGCTAAGCTTCAACGTCAAATTTATGTGAAGAACTGTGCTTTAGTGAGCAACGATGTGTGCTCTGGATACACTGCTGTTCTTCATAACGATAAGGCAATTGTAATAAGTTTCCGTGGAACTCAAggatttttccaattgattTCTGAGGCTAACAAGAGTGTCTTTGAATCACAAATGTCTTGGATCGCCGGAGGAAAAGTATCTAAATATTTTGGAGATGCTTTCACAAAAGTTTGGGCTGCTGGAATGAAGGATGACTTTGCAACTCTTCTGGCCGCAAACCCTGGATATGAAGTTTGG gtgTCTGGACACTCTCTCGGAGGATCACTCGCTTCGCTCGCAGCATCTTACGTCATCGGAACAAAAATGGTTGATGGATCCCGTGTGAAACTTGTCACCTACGGAGAACCACGTACCGGAAACAAGGATTATGCTCATGCTCACGATAATCAACTTGCATTCTCTTATCGTGTCACACATAACCGTGATGTTGTTCCACACGTTCCAAATGAGGACTTTATGGGATATTACCACAACAAGTATGAGGTCTATTACCGTGAGAATATGAAGAGCGGTGCAAAATTTACTATCTGCAACGGTGATGAAGATAACGGATGCTCTGATGGGCTCTGGATCACTACATCAATCGATGATCATCTTCATTACTTTGAGAAGGATATCAGTGCATGGGGAGATAAGGGATGTAACTAA